The following nucleotide sequence is from Streptomyces leeuwenhoekii.
TACGCCGAGCCGCCGTGCCGGGAGGCGAAGTCCGCCCAGGTCAGTTGGGCGGCCAGGTCGCCGCCGCCGGTGGCGAGGACCGTCCACCACAGGACGTACAGCGGCAGGGTGGGCAGGGTGGCGAGGAGCGGGAGCCGGTGGTGCCGCCACAGCGCGCGCAGGGGACGGCGGGCGCGTCGTACGGCCGCGCCGTGCGCGGGCGGGGTGGCGGTGAGTTCGGCAGGGACCACGGTGGGCTTCCGTTTCGCGTCTTCGGTCGGGCACGGCGGGCGGGGACACGGGGAAGACGCGAATTCGAACACGAACGTTCATCGCGGGGCGCGACGAGACCGGCGGATGCCGCCGGGGGGCACGGCACCGGCGGCGGACACGGCGAAGGCGGCGGCCCCGGGGATCGGGGGCCGCCGCCTTCGGCTGTGGCGCGGGGCCGGGCGGACCGGGTCAGTACCAGCCGTTGGCCTGCCAGAAGCTCCAGGCGTCGCAGGCGCTGCCGTACCGGTCCTTCATGTAGTCCAGGCCCCACTCGATCTGGGTGGCCGCGTTGGTCTTCCAGTCGGAGCCGGCCGAGGCCATCTTGGAGCCCGGCAGGGCCTGGACCAGGCCGTAGGCGCCGCTGGAGGCGTTGGTGGCGTCGACGTCCCAGCCGCTCTCCCGCTCGACGATCTTCGAGAAGCACTGGTACTCGGCCGTGTTCCCGATCATCTTCTTCGCGGTCGCCTGGGCGGAGGAGGCCGGCGTCGCGGCCTGGGCGGGCGCGGCGGCGATCAGCGTGCCGCAGGTGGCGGCGGCCACGGCGGCACCGGCGAGAGCCTTCTTCGGGGCGGCGACACGGCGGAGGAGAGAGGTGACGGTCACGGGGGGCCTTTCGTCGGGGACGGGGGAGCCGCTGCGTGCCGGCCACCCGGACCTGCCGGTGGGGGCATGCGACGGCGCCGCGGCCCGTGGGGGGCACGTCGGCGCCTGGCGACCGCTCCAGAGAAACAGCCCCCGGGGGCCGCCCGCAATCACCCCGTTTACTAACTTCGTTCGCATGTGGGGTCCCGGAGCGCGGGGCGACCGGGCGGGCGAACCGCGGGAGAGAGCGGCCCGCGCCACCCGAGCCGCCCGCGTGGGAGCTACGACGCGGCGTCGTAGGTGATCCAGGTCATGTGGGCCGGTTCACCGGCGCGGGGTCCTCGAAGGTGACCGGCGTCTCGAAGGCGGCCCGGCGGGTGGCCCGGCGCAGCGCCGCGAGGAGCGTGGGGCCGAGGGTGAAGGTCAGGACCACCGTGACGACCGCGCGGCCCAGGTCCCAGCCGAGGGAAGTGGCCAGGTGGTAGGCGGCGAAGTGGGCCAGGTTGGTCAGGACGGGGGCGTCCGCGCGGAAGCCGATGCCCGAGCCGAGGCTCATGAAGGGCCAGCCCTGGAGGTTCATCACGGCCCCGTAGGCGAAGGCGGCGAGGCAGCCGTAGCCGGCCAGCATCAGCAGCTCCGCCCGGCCGCGCAGCCGGTCCGGGAACGGCAGCAGCCCGGCGCCCATCGTGAACCAGCCCATCGCGAGCATCTGGAACGGCATCCAGGGCCCCACCCCGCCGGTCAGCAGCGCGGAGGCGAACATGGTGACCGAGCCGAGGACGAAGCCGAACCCCGGGCCGAGCACCCGGCCGCTGAGCACCATCAGGAAGAACATCGGCTCCAGCCCGGCGGTCCCCGCGCCGAGCGGACGCAGCGCCGCGCCCGTCGCCGCCAGGACGCCGAGCATCGCCACCGCCTTCGGGCCGAGGCCGGACTCCGCGATGGTCGCCGCCACCACGGCCACCAGCAGCACCAGCAGCCCCGCGAACAGCCACGGCGCGTCCTGGGCGTGCGCGCTGACCCGGGAGTCCGGCGGGGCGAGGAACGGCCAGCCGAAACCGGCCACGCCGACCGCGCCGACCAGGACCAGCGCGGCGACGGAGCGGGGGCCCAGACGCACGGCCCTTGCCCGGCGCCGGCGCGC
It contains:
- a CDS encoding ECF transporter S component, with amino-acid sequence MRLGPRSVAALVLVGAVGVAGFGWPFLAPPDSRVSAHAQDAPWLFAGLLVLLVAVVAATIAESGLGPKAVAMLGVLAATGAALRPLGAGTAGLEPMFFLMVLSGRVLGPGFGFVLGSVTMFASALLTGGVGPWMPFQMLAMGWFTMGAGLLPFPDRLRGRAELLMLAGYGCLAAFAYGAVMNLQGWPFMSLGSGIGFRADAPVLTNLAHFAAYHLATSLGWDLGRAVVTVVLTFTLGPTLLAALRRATRRAAFETPVTFEDPAPVNRPT
- a CDS encoding transglycosylase SLT domain-containing protein, whose product is MTVTSLLRRVAAPKKALAGAAVAAATCGTLIAAAPAQAATPASSAQATAKKMIGNTAEYQCFSKIVERESGWDVDATNASSGAYGLVQALPGSKMASAGSDWKTNAATQIEWGLDYMKDRYGSACDAWSFWQANGWY